In one window of candidate division KSB1 bacterium DNA:
- the aroC gene encoding chorismate synthase, producing the protein MRYFTAGESHGQALVGILEGMPAGLAIDEEYIAAQLHRRQQGYGRGGRMRIEQDRAKIFSGVRFGKTLGSPITLVIENLDWKNWQEKMSVAPLTRPEDIAKVEVPRPGHADLAGAIKYGFDDLRNVLERASARETAVRVALGSIARKFLEEFGVIIASHVLQLHEVRSRFTLLDFGKPGGAFNFSAREVNARADASPVRCLDAEAEKQMISRIDEAKTKRDTLGGIFEVAAFNVPVGLGSYVQWDRRLDARIAAAMMSIQAMKGVEIGDGFAGAARWGSQVHDRIYYDATADYHRLSNNAGGLEGGVTNGQAVVVRVAMKPISTLMQPLDSVNIRTKEPAPAHIERSDVCALPAAGVIGEAMLALVLAEAVLEKYGGDSMDEIRGRLSNK; encoded by the coding sequence CTGCGTTATTTCACTGCGGGGGAATCGCACGGCCAGGCGCTTGTCGGTATTTTAGAAGGCATGCCGGCCGGACTCGCCATCGACGAAGAATACATTGCCGCTCAATTGCATCGCCGGCAGCAAGGTTACGGTCGGGGTGGCCGGATGCGCATTGAACAAGACCGCGCCAAAATTTTCAGTGGCGTGCGTTTTGGCAAAACGCTGGGCAGCCCGATTACGCTGGTCATTGAAAATCTCGACTGGAAAAACTGGCAGGAAAAAATGTCCGTGGCCCCGTTGACGCGACCGGAAGATATTGCCAAAGTCGAGGTGCCGCGCCCCGGCCACGCCGATCTTGCCGGCGCCATCAAATACGGCTTTGACGACCTGCGCAACGTGCTCGAACGCGCCAGTGCACGCGAAACCGCCGTGCGCGTCGCCTTGGGAAGTATCGCGAGAAAATTTCTCGAAGAATTTGGCGTCATCATCGCCAGCCACGTTTTGCAATTGCACGAGGTGCGGAGCCGCTTCACGCTGCTCGATTTTGGCAAGCCCGGCGGCGCATTTAACTTTTCTGCGCGGGAAGTCAATGCCCGCGCTGATGCCTCGCCGGTGCGGTGCCTGGATGCCGAAGCTGAGAAGCAGATGATCAGCCGCATCGACGAAGCTAAAACCAAGCGCGACACCCTCGGCGGCATTTTTGAAGTCGCGGCGTTCAACGTTCCGGTTGGCCTCGGCAGTTATGTGCAGTGGGATCGCCGTCTTGATGCGCGCATTGCCGCGGCGATGATGAGCATCCAAGCCATGAAAGGCGTGGAAATCGGCGACGGTTTTGCCGGCGCGGCGCGCTGGGGCAGTCAAGTGCATGATCGCATTTATTATGATGCCACGGCCGACTATCATCGTTTGTCCAACAACGCCGGCGGATTGGAAGGCGGCGTGACGAACGGCCAGGCTGTGGTCGTTCGTGTGGCGATGAAACCAATCTCGACGTTGATGCAGCCGTTGGATTCGGTCAATATTCGCACGAAAGAACCGGCGCCGGCACACATCGAGCGTTCAGATGTTTGCGCGCTACCTGCTGCCGGCGTGATCGGCGAAGCGATGCTGGCGCTGGTGTTGGCCGAGGCGGTTTTGGAGAAATATGGCGGGGATTCGATGGATGAAATTCGGGGGCGTTTATCAAACAAGTAA
- the aroE gene encoding shikimate dehydrogenase, which produces MPSIQKLAVIGDPIAHSLSPVLQGFLIRHFALPFTYEALHLRANDLPKMMQRLRHGEFRGINVTIPHKQAVLSFLDEIDETAARLGAVNTIAVEANRLIGHNTDVTGFLRSFKAAGISLLGKIIFVLGAGGAARAVIFALLKSGAKKIFFCNRSAERANALITAFIHDNRLQNVQWPERLAWLQNNSIDVAINATSMGMHPQLDESPLPPAAFSPYMIAFDLIYNPLETAFLRAAAAAGAKTVNGLGMLIEQGVAALEIWSQRKFDIRDIHANLENELRQVLETS; this is translated from the coding sequence ATGCCCTCGATCCAAAAACTCGCTGTCATCGGCGATCCGATTGCGCACTCGCTTTCTCCGGTTTTGCAAGGTTTTCTCATTCGCCACTTTGCGCTGCCTTTTACTTACGAAGCGCTGCACCTTCGGGCCAATGATCTGCCGAAAATGATGCAACGATTGCGGCACGGCGAATTTCGCGGCATCAACGTTACCATTCCGCACAAACAAGCCGTCTTGTCGTTTCTTGATGAAATTGACGAAACCGCGGCGCGCCTCGGTGCCGTCAATACCATTGCAGTCGAAGCGAACAGACTCATCGGCCACAACACCGATGTCACCGGCTTTTTGCGCAGCTTCAAAGCCGCCGGCATTTCACTGTTGGGTAAAATCATATTCGTGCTCGGCGCTGGCGGCGCGGCGCGCGCCGTGATCTTCGCGCTGTTAAAAAGCGGCGCGAAAAAAATATTTTTCTGCAACCGCAGCGCTGAACGCGCTAACGCCTTGATCACGGCGTTCATACATGACAACCGTCTGCAAAATGTTCAGTGGCCGGAGCGCTTGGCCTGGTTGCAAAATAATTCAATCGACGTCGCGATCAACGCCACCAGCATGGGGATGCACCCTCAGCTTGACGAATCACCCTTGCCGCCGGCGGCGTTCTCTCCTTATATGATTGCCTTTGATCTGATTTATAATCCGCTCGAAACCGCCTTTCTTCGCGCTGCTGCCGCGGCCGGCGCCAAGACAGTCAACGGCCTCGGCATGTTGATCGAACAGGGCGTCGCGGCGCTGGAGATTTGGAGCCAGCGGAAATTTGATATTCGCGATATTCATGCAAATTTAGAAAATGAGTTGCGGCAAGTTTTGGAGACATCATAA
- a CDS encoding metal-dependent hydrolase, giving the protein MKLTFLSHSCFLLETGTHRLLIDPFLSGNPKAPVKPETVKCDFILISHGHGDHVGDAVAIAKRNNATIISNYEIVTYCGQQGAKGHPMHIGGSHNFPFGRVKLTIAHHGSGYQTDSGFLYLGNPVGFLIITGGKTIYHAGDTGLFMDMQLIGQMNRIDVALLPIGDNFTMGIADAVKAVEFLKPQVAIPMHYKTFDVIDADPHEFARQASATGARVEVLDIGKSFEF; this is encoded by the coding sequence ATGAAACTCACATTCCTCAGTCATTCGTGTTTCCTTCTGGAAACCGGCACGCATCGCTTGCTGATCGATCCGTTTCTTTCCGGCAATCCGAAAGCGCCGGTAAAGCCGGAAACGGTCAAATGCGATTTTATCCTGATTTCACACGGCCACGGCGATCACGTTGGCGATGCGGTGGCGATTGCGAAACGCAACAACGCCACGATTATTTCCAACTATGAAATTGTCACCTATTGCGGCCAGCAGGGTGCCAAAGGTCATCCCATGCACATCGGCGGCAGCCACAACTTTCCGTTTGGCCGCGTCAAGCTGACCATCGCCCATCACGGGTCAGGCTATCAAACCGACAGCGGCTTTCTCTATCTCGGCAATCCGGTCGGCTTTTTGATCATAACCGGCGGCAAAACAATTTATCACGCCGGTGACACCGGCTTGTTCATGGACATGCAGCTCATTGGCCAGATGAATCGCATCGACGTGGCGTTGCTGCCGATCGGCGATAATTTCACCATGGGCATCGCCGATGCGGTAAAAGCCGTGGAATTTCTCAAACCGCAAGTCGCGATTCCGATGCATTACAAAACATTTGATGTTATTGATGCCGATCCGCACGAATTTGCGCGCCAGGCTTCTGCTACCGGCGCGCGTGTCGAAGTTTTGGACATCGGCAAAAGCTTTGAGTTCTAA